A window from Candidatus Epulonipiscium sp. encodes these proteins:
- a CDS encoding universal stress protein, translated as MSEKVLACITIQQNSRRLIKKGAQLASQIGGELHVLHVEHGNNILSQNNTAELLQELFDYASDIGGEVHVVCDDNVPERIVEFIKEMDITQLVLGETMRNKIHRLIAKDIENYITSTTPEVEIMVLEREKKLNIKDKEAFSS; from the coding sequence GTGTCAGAGAAAGTACTAGCTTGCATTACGATCCAGCAGAATAGTCGAAGGCTTATTAAAAAAGGTGCGCAATTAGCATCACAAATTGGAGGGGAACTCCATGTACTACATGTCGAACATGGGAATAATATTCTATCCCAAAACAACACGGCAGAGCTACTGCAAGAATTGTTTGACTATGCCTCGGATATAGGTGGGGAAGTCCATGTAGTTTGTGACGATAATGTACCGGAGCGGATAGTAGAGTTCATTAAGGAAATGGACATCACCCAGTTAGTGTTAGGGGAAACCATGAGAAATAAAATCCATAGACTTATTGCCAAAGATATAGAAAACTATATTACATCAACAACCCCGGAAGTAGAAATTATGGTTCTAGAAAGAGAAAAGAAATTAAATATAAAAGACAAAGAAGCATTTTCTTCATAG
- a CDS encoding LysM peptidoglycan-binding domain-containing protein — translation MNWDKYKQKLIHENGEYHLIFYLPEDVEFSREFDEIPIEKKKISIQLYIQKAYPSIKIASVKLMVGSMVLGTLVLQNPNSDVYGALTSKTNPIQIRINNQYVQSDTSPVIENGRVLVPIRVIGQSMGAFVHWEEKNKVAIIKKENTTIYLQANLNQAFVDGRLHFLDTPPKIINGRLMVPIRFVSESFNTPVNWDNKSKTVLINSTLPTVSDYVVKKGDTLLEIALKFNTSVLDLKKWNNLKTDMIYVGQLLRVIPPSAIIEGPSMEEIEVIPYKFDTVLGFTVKYYEGHNSSYNSLRDNNKKITDISTFSHGITKEGTLESDYSHIDMIGFSDKNNIDSFMLIHNAQGGNFDKNLAEDVLENPILRRKLIQSILEGVEQYGYKGVEIDIEGLSSDVRAEYSSFIKELKAELGPKGYLVSATLPAKSFDNPKDNWVGAYDYKAIGEYADRVVLMTYDEHWAGGDSGPVASYGWVEGVIDYAVKEIPPDKLVMGIGAYGYDWPTGEKGGKAVTVFEIDGYLKKYGGKILWNDTYKAPYYRYKDDKGKNKIVWFENEKSAQYKYKLAKARGLQGIAIWRLGLEDNNFWSGISYK, via the coding sequence GTGAACTGGGATAAATATAAACAAAAACTTATACACGAAAATGGAGAATATCATCTTATATTTTATTTACCGGAAGATGTTGAGTTTTCTAGGGAATTTGATGAAATTCCTATAGAAAAAAAGAAAATAAGTATACAGCTTTATATTCAAAAAGCATATCCAAGTATTAAGATTGCATCAGTAAAACTTATGGTAGGTTCTATGGTACTAGGCACCCTTGTCCTTCAAAATCCAAATTCTGATGTTTATGGAGCCCTAACTAGTAAGACAAATCCTATTCAAATTCGTATAAATAATCAATATGTACAATCTGATACCTCCCCAGTAATAGAAAACGGTCGGGTCTTAGTTCCCATCAGAGTAATAGGGCAGTCCATGGGAGCTTTTGTCCATTGGGAAGAAAAAAATAAGGTTGCTATAATTAAAAAAGAAAATACAACTATTTATCTTCAAGCTAATTTAAATCAGGCCTTTGTAGATGGGAGGCTTCACTTTTTGGACACCCCACCAAAGATTATTAACGGTAGGCTAATGGTTCCTATTCGTTTTGTTTCAGAATCTTTTAACACCCCTGTGAATTGGGATAATAAGTCAAAGACTGTCTTAATAAATAGCACTCTACCTACAGTTTCTGATTATGTTGTAAAAAAGGGGGATACCCTGCTTGAAATAGCCCTGAAGTTTAACACATCAGTTTTAGATTTAAAAAAATGGAATAATCTTAAAACAGATATGATTTATGTAGGACAGCTTCTTAGGGTTATTCCCCCTTCAGCAATTATTGAGGGGCCTTCTATGGAAGAGATAGAGGTTATTCCTTATAAATTTGATACGGTTTTAGGGTTTACTGTTAAATATTATGAAGGTCATAATAGCTCCTATAATTCATTGAGGGATAATAATAAAAAAATAACAGATATATCAACCTTTAGTCATGGTATAACAAAAGAAGGAACTTTAGAGTCAGATTATTCCCATATAGATATGATAGGTTTTTCAGATAAAAACAATATAGATTCATTTATGTTGATTCATAATGCCCAAGGGGGTAATTTTGATAAAAACTTGGCTGAAGATGTATTGGAAAACCCCATTCTTAGAAGAAAACTGATACAAAGCATATTAGAGGGGGTGGAGCAATATGGGTATAAAGGAGTAGAGATAGACATAGAAGGGTTAAGCTCCGATGTTAGGGCTGAATATAGTTCTTTTATTAAGGAATTAAAAGCAGAATTAGGTCCTAAGGGGTATCTGGTTTCAGCAACTCTTCCCGCCAAAAGCTTTGATAATCCCAAGGATAACTGGGTTGGGGCTTATGATTATAAGGCTATAGGTGAGTATGCAGATAGGGTAGTTCTTATGACCTATGACGAACATTGGGCCGGGGGAGATTCAGGGCCCGTAGCGTCTTACGGCTGGGTGGAAGGGGTAATTGATTATGCGGTAAAAGAAATTCCCCCGGATAAATTAGTTATGGGTATCGGTGCATATGGTTATGATTGGCCAACAGGAGAAAAAGGGGGAAAGGCCGTTACGGTTTTTGAGATAGATGGATATCTCAAAAAATACGGGGGTAAAATTTTATGGAATGATACCTATAAGGCTCCTTATTATAGGTATAAGGATGATAAGGGAAAGAACAAAATAGTCTGGTTTGAAAACGAAAAAAGTGCCCAGTATAAATACAAATTAGCAAAAGCAAGGGGACTTCAGGGTATAGCGATATGGCGCCTTGGCCTTGAGGATAATAATTTTTGGAGTGGGATATCTTACAAATAA
- a CDS encoding ABC transporter ATP-binding protein, with amino-acid sequence MRRLFVYVKRYGSIYILGFFIMLSALILDMFNPHLTRLIIDDVITEGNLGIFKQVLLGLIAVTIGRGILGYGKEIVFDIVSARVVVNIRKDLFDHIQSLSFSFFDGMNTGELMSRIKEDVDNIWRALGFGIMLFLEQIFYLIIASFMIFTLNWKLAIVTLALMPFIGYIAFKLEKRIGKTYGKISDQGAVLNTTAQENIAGVRLVKAFGREKYEIQKFLRQNEKNFDLNLDQAYIWAKYNPMIEFLSNLVVVIVTTIGGIFVIQDRMSIGTLVAFSNYVFMLIWPMRMLGWLTNLVAQALASTKKLEKLFREQAVIKNPENPIIPKEIKGHIIFDNIGLEFGGSKVLEGISFEAKPGGTIGIMGVTGSGKSSIINLTGRYYDSTEGRILIDGIDIKKMDIKTLRKSLSVVMQDTFLFSDTIKENIKFGNKKASDEELIAAAKDSDVHSFVMEMPEEYDTVIGERGIGLSGGQKQRISIARALLKNSPILILDDATSALDMETEYQIQKSIEERENITKIIIAHRISAVKNADEILILEDGKVVERGSHKELLENRKEYYNIYQEQFRGLENAAVKEVIG; translated from the coding sequence ATGAGACGTTTATTTGTATATGTTAAAAGATATGGAAGTATTTATATTCTAGGGTTTTTTATTATGTTATCTGCTTTAATACTTGATATGTTTAATCCCCACTTAACTAGGCTCATCATTGATGATGTCATTACTGAGGGTAATCTTGGAATTTTTAAGCAAGTACTTTTAGGATTGATTGCGGTGACAATCGGTAGAGGGATTTTGGGTTATGGTAAGGAAATTGTATTTGATATAGTTAGTGCAAGAGTAGTAGTTAACATAAGAAAGGATTTATTCGATCATATTCAAAGCCTGTCCTTTTCATTTTTTGATGGCATGAATACAGGGGAACTAATGTCTAGGATTAAAGAAGACGTGGATAATATATGGAGAGCATTAGGCTTTGGTATTATGCTTTTTTTAGAACAGATATTTTACCTTATTATTGCCTCTTTTATGATTTTTACTCTTAACTGGAAGCTGGCTATTGTTACTTTAGCCCTTATGCCGTTTATTGGGTACATTGCCTTTAAACTAGAAAAAAGAATAGGAAAAACCTATGGAAAAATCAGTGACCAAGGGGCAGTACTTAATACTACGGCCCAAGAAAATATCGCAGGGGTTAGGTTGGTTAAAGCTTTCGGAAGGGAAAAATACGAGATTCAAAAGTTTTTAAGACAAAATGAAAAGAATTTTGATTTGAACCTCGATCAGGCATATATTTGGGCAAAATATAACCCTATGATTGAATTTTTATCTAATCTAGTTGTTGTAATCGTAACAACTATAGGTGGAATATTTGTTATCCAAGATAGGATGTCCATAGGAACCTTAGTGGCCTTTAGTAATTATGTATTCATGCTTATATGGCCCATGAGAATGTTAGGATGGCTTACAAATCTTGTGGCCCAAGCCTTGGCATCTACTAAGAAATTAGAAAAATTATTTAGGGAACAAGCTGTAATAAAAAATCCTGAAAATCCTATAATCCCAAAAGAAATAAAAGGACATATCATCTTTGATAATATAGGTCTAGAATTCGGAGGCAGTAAAGTTTTAGAGGGAATCTCCTTCGAAGCTAAGCCGGGGGGTACTATTGGGATTATGGGGGTAACCGGTTCAGGTAAGAGCTCTATTATAAACTTAACAGGAAGATACTATGATAGTACCGAGGGAAGGATTTTGATAGACGGAATTGATATAAAGAAAATGGATATTAAAACCCTAAGAAAAAGCCTGTCTGTTGTTATGCAGGATACATTTCTATTTTCTGATACAATTAAGGAAAATATTAAATTTGGAAATAAAAAGGCTTCTGACGAGGAATTAATAGCTGCAGCTAAGGATTCAGATGTTCATTCCTTCGTGATGGAGATGCCGGAAGAATATGATACTGTTATTGGTGAAAGGGGTATCGGCTTATCGGGGGGACAAAAGCAAAGAATTTCTATTGCCAGGGCTCTTCTTAAAAACAGCCCGATATTAATCTTAGATGATGCTACATCGGCCCTTGACATGGAAACAGAATATCAAATTCAAAAATCCATAGAAGAAAGGGAAAATATCACTAAGATAATCATAGCCCATAGAATTTCAGCGGTAAAAAATGCCGATGAAATACTAATACTAGAAGATGGCAAGGTAGTAGAAAGAGGTAGTCATAAAGAACTCTTAGAAAATAGAAAGGAATACTACAATATATACCAAGAACAGTTTAGAGGGCTTGAAAATGCAGCAGTTAAAGAGGTGATAGGTTAA
- a CDS encoding ABC transporter ATP-binding protein, translating to MARDNYKKDEVLEEQLNTEIIARLLTYLKPYKVEVLKTLFFMVIVIAVELLNPYFLKRGIDYYIVERDSGGLILLGILMVIINIVAMFCSRKRIIVMAKVTNQILLTIRQELYTHIQTLSFSFFDNRPIGKILARIIGDVNSLNELFTNSVTNLIPDFVKIVAVILIMVTMNFKLALISLTTLPFLLVAMFIIQGISRKRWQLHRKKNSNMNAYTHEDFSGIKVVQSFTQEKHTSTIFKGLLEEVRKTFVSAIMMNNMFWPLVELSWGIGSVIVFWYGVKMLNSGDITVGLLVAFTGYVSIFWQPIMNISNFYNVLITNMAGAERIFEIMDIEPDIKDKEGAKILPKVKGRVSFRDVSFAYDDKNLVLNDVTFHVEPGETIALVGPTGAGKTTIINLISRFYENQKGKVSVDGYNVSEVTLESLRGQMGIMTQDTFMFSGTIKDNIRYGKLDATDKEIISAAKAVCAHDFIMKLEKGYNTDVNERGSRLSVGQRQLLAFARALLADPRILILDEATASIDTQTERLIQKGIGKLLSGRTSFVIAHRLSTIQNADRIMVIDDGKIKEIGSHEELMEQKGLYYELFNAQFKFLAGEAI from the coding sequence ATGGCAAGGGATAATTATAAAAAAGATGAAGTATTAGAAGAACAATTAAATACAGAGATTATAGCTAGGCTACTGACTTATTTGAAACCATATAAGGTAGAGGTTTTAAAAACCTTATTCTTCATGGTGATAGTTATAGCGGTAGAACTGCTAAATCCCTACTTTCTAAAGAGGGGAATAGATTATTATATTGTGGAAAGAGATAGTGGAGGATTAATTTTACTAGGGATTTTAATGGTTATTATAAATATAGTAGCTATGTTTTGCAGTAGAAAGAGAATAATAGTTATGGCAAAGGTAACTAATCAAATACTTTTAACCATAAGGCAAGAGCTATATACCCATATCCAAACCCTATCTTTCTCATTTTTTGATAATAGACCTATAGGAAAAATATTAGCTAGGATAATAGGTGATGTAAATTCTTTGAATGAATTATTCACCAATAGTGTAACAAATCTTATTCCTGACTTTGTCAAAATAGTGGCAGTTATACTCATTATGGTAACGATGAATTTTAAACTAGCTCTCATTTCCCTTACAACCCTGCCCTTTTTACTTGTTGCTATGTTTATTATCCAGGGGATATCACGAAAAAGATGGCAGCTCCATAGAAAGAAAAATTCTAATATGAATGCCTATACCCATGAGGATTTTTCAGGAATCAAGGTGGTCCAAAGCTTTACTCAGGAGAAACATACAAGTACCATTTTTAAGGGTTTACTAGAGGAAGTAAGAAAAACCTTCGTTTCTGCCATTATGATGAACAATATGTTTTGGCCTTTGGTTGAACTTTCTTGGGGAATCGGTTCAGTAATCGTATTTTGGTATGGTGTTAAAATGTTAAATAGCGGGGATATTACTGTGGGGCTCTTGGTTGCTTTTACAGGATATGTTTCGATATTTTGGCAACCTATTATGAACATCAGTAATTTTTATAATGTACTCATAACCAATATGGCAGGGGCAGAAAGAATTTTTGAAATAATGGACATAGAACCAGATATAAAAGATAAGGAAGGAGCCAAAATACTTCCTAAAGTTAAAGGAAGGGTATCCTTTAGGGATGTATCTTTTGCTTATGACGATAAAAATCTTGTTTTAAATGATGTAACTTTCCATGTAGAACCTGGAGAAACTATTGCCCTAGTCGGTCCGACGGGAGCAGGTAAAACAACTATTATTAATTTAATCAGTAGGTTTTATGAAAATCAAAAAGGAAAGGTATCTGTTGATGGTTATAATGTTAGTGAAGTAACCCTAGAAAGTTTAAGGGGACAAATGGGCATCATGACTCAAGATACCTTTATGTTTTCAGGAACTATAAAGGATAATATTAGATATGGTAAATTAGATGCTACAGATAAAGAAATTATAAGCGCGGCTAAGGCAGTCTGTGCCCATGATTTTATTATGAAGCTAGAAAAGGGTTATAATACGGATGTAAATGAAAGGGGGTCAAGATTATCTGTAGGTCAAAGACAGCTTCTTGCTTTTGCAAGAGCCCTACTAGCTGATCCTAGGATACTAATTTTAGATGAGGCAACGGCGAGTATCGATACACAAACAGAAAGGCTCATCCAGAAAGGAATCGGAAAGCTTTTGTCAGGAAGAACCTCCTTTGTCATTGCCCATCGTCTTTCCACTATCCAGAATGCCGATAGGATTATGGTGATAGACGATGGGAAAATAAAAGAAATAGGGAGCCATGAAGAATTAATGGAACAAAAGGGATTATATTATGAACTGTTTAATGCCCAATTTAAATTTTTGGCTGGAGAGGCAATCTAG